One window from the genome of Bdellovibrio sp. NC01 encodes:
- a CDS encoding shikimate dehydrogenase: MCPTKPAHFAAVLGAPVAHSFTPIEHAEFFHKRGLPVFAIHIEREEWDQAMPVLQVLGLKYAAVTAPHKEAAAKWCGHPELHALNTLYFDSQKWHGTSTDDAGFLELIDGVGMIAPLQKEIFVWGGGGTLGMIQKALPHASYFSSRQGSARPGTEDLEGVKPKIVIWAAPRTPDTVLPPAEWQPVMVYDLNYKEDSMGREYAQKCAANYQSGLTMFIAQAQLQRKFWLECEEKK; this comes from the coding sequence ATGTGCCCAACAAAGCCCGCACATTTCGCGGCTGTTTTGGGCGCACCAGTAGCACACAGCTTTACCCCGATTGAACATGCAGAATTCTTCCATAAGCGTGGTTTGCCGGTTTTTGCAATTCACATCGAACGTGAAGAATGGGATCAAGCAATGCCGGTTCTGCAGGTGCTGGGTTTGAAATACGCAGCCGTCACAGCTCCGCATAAAGAAGCTGCGGCGAAGTGGTGTGGTCATCCGGAATTGCATGCTTTAAACACGTTGTATTTCGATTCACAGAAATGGCATGGCACTTCGACGGACGATGCTGGTTTTTTGGAATTGATTGATGGTGTCGGTATGATTGCTCCGTTACAGAAAGAAATTTTTGTATGGGGCGGCGGCGGCACTTTAGGCATGATTCAAAAAGCATTGCCGCACGCAAGTTACTTTTCGTCACGTCAGGGCTCGGCTCGTCCCGGCACTGAAGATCTTGAAGGTGTGAAACCTAAGATCGTGATTTGGGCTGCGCCACGCACACCAGATACCGTGTTGCCTCCAGCAGAATGGCAGCCGGTTATGGTTTACGATTTAAATTATAAAGAAGATTCGATGGGCCGTGAATATGCGCAGAAATGTGCAGCGAACTATCAATCGGGTCTAACAATGTTTATTGCCCAAGCACAGTTGCAAAGAAAATTCTGGCTCGAGTGTGAGGAGAAGAAATAA
- the aroC gene encoding chorismate synthase produces the protein MSANSFGSRFTITSFGESHGTALGVLIDGCPAGVQFNESLLTKNLERRRPGKHSSNQVVSGRNEADQAEVLSGVFEGKTLGTPIAMIVRNQDARSQDYATIKAAPRAGHADDMWKNKFGHSDHRGGGRSSGRETVSRVMAGSIAQMMMAHVSAPTKVIGYASQIGSYELTPDERAQVTSQDIDSFQARFPSSRDKDIAAMLLKAQEAGESYGGVAEILIQNPPASLGQPVFHKLKSDLAMAFLSVGATNGFELGLGFDSAGVQGTSFHQGGQDAYGGIRGGISTGESILLRVSFKPTSSILDVAKKGRHDPCIVTRAIPVLEAMTWLVLADHYLWAKTDRV, from the coding sequence ATGAGTGCTAATTCCTTCGGTTCCAGATTTACAATCACATCGTTTGGCGAAAGTCATGGCACCGCTTTAGGTGTCTTGATTGACGGTTGCCCAGCAGGTGTTCAATTCAATGAAAGTCTTTTGACGAAAAATCTTGAACGTCGTAGACCTGGTAAACACTCTTCAAATCAAGTCGTGTCTGGCCGTAACGAAGCGGATCAAGCGGAAGTATTAAGCGGTGTTTTCGAAGGTAAAACTTTAGGTACGCCGATTGCGATGATCGTGCGCAATCAAGATGCACGTTCACAAGACTATGCGACGATTAAGGCGGCACCACGCGCAGGGCATGCCGACGACATGTGGAAGAATAAATTTGGTCACAGCGATCATCGCGGTGGCGGCAGATCTTCGGGTCGTGAAACGGTATCGCGTGTGATGGCGGGATCAATCGCGCAGATGATGATGGCGCATGTGAGTGCACCAACAAAAGTCATCGGTTATGCTTCGCAAATTGGTTCTTACGAATTAACTCCCGATGAACGTGCGCAAGTTACTTCGCAAGACATTGATTCTTTCCAAGCGCGTTTTCCTTCTTCACGCGATAAAGATATCGCAGCAATGTTGTTAAAAGCCCAAGAGGCCGGCGAAAGTTACGGTGGCGTTGCCGAAATTCTTATTCAGAATCCTCCGGCTTCATTAGGTCAGCCCGTATTTCATAAATTGAAATCGGATTTAGCAATGGCCTTTCTAAGTGTTGGCGCAACCAATGGTTTTGAACTGGGTTTAGGCTTTGATTCGGCTGGCGTGCAAGGCACAAGCTTTCATCAAGGTGGTCAAGATGCTTACGGCGGCATTCGCGGTGGCATCTCGACAGGAGAAAGCATTTTATTAAGAGTATCATTCAAACCAACAAGCTCCATTTTAGATGTTGCGAAAAAAGGTCGTCATGATCCTTGCATTGTGACTCGCGCAATCCCAGTACTTGAAGCCATGACATGGCTCGTGTTGGCAGATCATTACCTATGGGCTAAGACAGATAGAGTTTAA
- a CDS encoding 3-phosphoshikimate 1-carboxyvinyltransferase, whose translation MANFHFRGDIPSSKSVFNRALIVQSYFPALDLKGFAGCDDVKYMREGLTKIRDRSRIYCGEGGTTFRFMALRASRHRGVHILEAEPRLLERPQKGLQDLLLQVGVQSTIKRNEMYVISEGWKTPRVPIRVDTSESSQYASALILNAWLLDHDMEFELVGDKVSESYFDLTMQMVKYMGMRFQKTAKGYLIPAGQRIEKLFYEVEADVSSTFTMAAAGALAGKSEITNFPPQTEQPDKVFVDIFKRMNIPVQLEGNTLTVAKAESMKSVDCDLFQSPDLFPVLAVVCSWAEGISKLHNAPHLVKKESNRIQKIADLFDLLGIKYEILPDGMIIHGNPRQSLKQNVRFNPDKDHRMVMAAMLMKLKGHGITIEEPQVINKSFPEFWDMIGIRP comes from the coding sequence ATGGCTAATTTTCACTTCCGCGGGGATATCCCTTCATCCAAATCTGTTTTTAACCGTGCACTGATTGTGCAAAGTTATTTTCCTGCTTTGGATCTAAAGGGCTTCGCGGGTTGTGATGACGTTAAGTACATGCGCGAAGGCTTAACAAAAATTCGTGATCGCAGCCGCATTTATTGTGGTGAAGGTGGAACTACATTCCGCTTTATGGCATTACGTGCTTCACGTCATCGTGGCGTTCACATTTTGGAAGCAGAGCCACGTTTGTTAGAACGTCCACAAAAAGGATTGCAAGATTTGCTTCTACAGGTGGGCGTACAAAGTACCATCAAAAGAAATGAAATGTATGTGATCAGCGAAGGGTGGAAAACTCCACGCGTTCCTATTCGTGTCGATACATCTGAATCAAGTCAGTATGCTTCGGCGTTGATTCTAAATGCGTGGTTACTTGATCACGATATGGAATTTGAATTGGTCGGCGATAAAGTTTCCGAGTCGTATTTCGATCTGACAATGCAGATGGTGAAATACATGGGCATGCGTTTTCAAAAAACTGCGAAAGGTTATTTGATTCCTGCAGGTCAACGCATTGAAAAGCTTTTTTATGAAGTTGAAGCTGACGTCAGCTCGACTTTCACCATGGCTGCGGCCGGGGCTTTGGCTGGAAAATCTGAAATTACAAATTTCCCCCCGCAAACCGAACAGCCCGATAAAGTTTTTGTCGATATTTTTAAACGCATGAATATTCCTGTTCAGCTGGAAGGAAATACTCTGACGGTAGCTAAAGCAGAATCCATGAAATCTGTGGATTGTGATTTATTTCAATCGCCAGATTTGTTTCCGGTGCTTGCCGTGGTGTGTTCGTGGGCTGAAGGCATTTCGAAACTGCACAATGCTCCACACTTGGTGAAAAAGGAATCGAATCGTATTCAAAAGATTGCGGATCTTTTCGATCTTTTGGGTATCAAGTACGAGATCCTGCCAGATGGCATGATCATTCATGGAAATCCTCGACAAAGTCTGAAACAAAATGTTCGCTTTAATCCTGATAAGGATCACCGTATGGTGATGGCGGCGATGTTGATGAAACTTAAAGGTCACGGCATCACGATCGAAGAGCCGCAAGTCATTAATAAAAGTTTCCCCGAGTTTTGGGATATGATTGGAATTCGTCCATGA
- the ubiE gene encoding bifunctional demethylmenaquinone methyltransferase/2-methoxy-6-polyprenyl-1,4-benzoquinol methylase UbiE, with the protein MHTKHSPNPEIIRNMFSKVAANYDKGNNVLSMGVHHLWRKKLVKYAGTKPGQKVLDCATGTGDLAIEFKKTVGADGAVIGTDFCAEMLIPAPGKAKERGLEIQFEQADVTQLQYADKNFDITSISFGIRNVGNPVKALQEMGRVTKSGGHVMVLEFGQVNIPVFGPLYNFYSQNILPKIGGLVTGQKDAYEYLQKSSAAFPCREGFIDLMKESGQFSKMEYISLTGGIAYIYKGTVK; encoded by the coding sequence ATGCACACTAAGCATTCTCCAAATCCAGAAATCATTCGCAATATGTTCTCTAAAGTCGCAGCGAACTACGACAAAGGGAACAACGTTCTTTCTATGGGTGTTCATCACTTGTGGAGAAAAAAACTTGTGAAATACGCTGGCACAAAGCCAGGTCAAAAAGTTTTGGATTGCGCCACTGGTACTGGTGACCTTGCGATTGAATTCAAAAAAACTGTGGGTGCTGATGGCGCGGTTATCGGTACTGATTTCTGTGCAGAGATGTTGATCCCTGCTCCAGGCAAAGCCAAAGAGCGCGGTCTTGAGATTCAGTTTGAACAAGCTGACGTGACACAACTTCAATACGCTGACAAAAACTTCGATATCACAAGCATCTCTTTTGGTATTCGTAACGTTGGCAATCCTGTGAAGGCTCTTCAAGAAATGGGACGTGTTACGAAATCAGGTGGCCATGTGATGGTTCTTGAATTCGGCCAAGTGAACATTCCTGTGTTCGGTCCACTTTACAATTTCTATTCACAAAATATTTTGCCGAAGATCGGTGGCTTGGTGACAGGTCAAAAAGATGCTTACGAGTATCTACAAAAATCTTCAGCAGCATTCCCATGCCGCGAAGGTTTCATCGATTTGATGAAAGAAAGCGGTCAGTTCTCGAAGATGGAATACATCTCTTTGACTGGCGGAATCGCTTATATCTACAAAGGCACTGTAAAATAA
- a CDS encoding 1,4-dihydroxy-2-naphthoyl-CoA synthase produces the protein MVSDIFNPEWWTEVEGFKFKDITYHRAKDQGTVRIAFNRPEVRNAFRPQTVDELYTALEHARITPDVGVVLITGNGPSPKDGGWAFCSGGDQRIRGKDGYKYEDKVAAGKVDLARLGRLHILEVQRLIRFMPKVVVAVVPGWSVGGGHSLHVVCDLTIASQEHAIFKQTDPDVASFDSGYGSAYLARMVGQKRAREIFFLGRNYSAQEAFDMGMVNAVVPHKDLEKVALEWAKEMNSKSPTAMRMLKFGFNMIDDGLVGQQLFAGEATRLAYGTEEAVEGRNSFVEKRPKDFTKFPWHY, from the coding sequence ATGGTTTCAGATATTTTCAATCCAGAGTGGTGGACAGAAGTAGAAGGCTTTAAATTTAAAGACATCACTTATCACCGCGCCAAAGATCAAGGCACTGTACGTATCGCATTCAATCGCCCAGAAGTGCGCAATGCATTCCGTCCTCAAACGGTCGATGAACTTTACACAGCTCTTGAACACGCACGCATCACTCCAGATGTCGGCGTTGTATTGATCACAGGGAACGGTCCTTCACCAAAAGATGGTGGCTGGGCATTCTGTTCTGGTGGTGACCAACGTATTCGCGGTAAAGACGGTTATAAATACGAAGACAAAGTTGCTGCTGGCAAAGTCGATCTTGCTCGCCTAGGTCGTTTGCATATTCTTGAAGTACAACGTTTGATTCGCTTCATGCCTAAAGTGGTTGTTGCGGTTGTTCCAGGTTGGTCTGTTGGTGGTGGTCACTCATTGCACGTGGTATGTGATCTTACGATTGCCAGCCAAGAACATGCGATCTTTAAACAGACGGATCCAGACGTTGCATCGTTCGATAGCGGTTACGGTTCGGCTTACCTTGCACGCATGGTTGGACAAAAACGTGCGCGTGAAATCTTCTTCTTGGGACGTAACTATTCGGCGCAAGAAGCTTTCGATATGGGTATGGTTAACGCCGTTGTGCCTCATAAAGATTTAGAAAAAGTCGCACTTGAGTGGGCAAAAGAAATGAATTCGAAAAGCCCGACAGCGATGCGCATGTTGAAGTTCGGTTTCAACATGATTGATGATGGTTTGGTAGGCCAACAATTGTTCGCCGGTGAAGCCACTCGTCTTGCCTATGGTACTGAAGAAGCAGTCGAAGGTCGCAATTCTTTCGTAGAGAAACGCCCGAAAGACTTCACGAAGTTCCCTTGGCACTATTAG
- a CDS encoding aldo/keto reductase, whose protein sequence is MSNPNMPYRNMGRCGLKLSQYSLGGWTTYGGSVSDFTTVKSILRLAYEAGINFFDIADVYAKGESEKIMGAALKDFPRHELVISSKVFWPMSEDVNDRGLSRKHIIESVNKSLQRIGTDYLDIYFCHRYDPETPVEETVRIMDDLIHHGKILYWGTSEWTAEEIQEAIDICNKGGYYKPQVEQPQYSLIAREKVERYVQPKASQHGMGLVTWSPLASGMLTGKYDNGVSEGRLAKMEWLKETLYTEKNIERVRSMKKIADELDCSRTQLALAWLAAQPGMTSVILGATNIEQLQENLGALKVQMNPEVDKELKRLFAY, encoded by the coding sequence ATGTCCAATCCTAATATGCCCTACCGCAACATGGGTCGTTGCGGCCTTAAGCTTTCACAATACTCTTTAGGCGGATGGACCACGTACGGTGGATCTGTCAGTGACTTCACAACAGTCAAAAGCATTTTGCGTCTGGCGTATGAAGCCGGAATTAATTTTTTTGATATCGCCGATGTTTACGCCAAAGGTGAGTCGGAAAAAATTATGGGTGCAGCACTTAAGGATTTTCCTCGTCACGAGCTGGTCATCTCTTCCAAAGTTTTTTGGCCGATGAGTGAAGATGTCAATGATCGCGGTCTTTCTCGCAAGCACATCATCGAATCGGTCAACAAAAGTCTGCAACGCATCGGCACCGATTATTTGGATATTTATTTCTGCCATCGCTACGATCCGGAAACTCCTGTCGAAGAAACCGTGCGCATCATGGATGATTTGATTCATCACGGAAAAATTTTGTATTGGGGCACCAGCGAATGGACTGCTGAAGAAATTCAAGAAGCCATCGATATTTGCAACAAAGGTGGTTACTACAAACCCCAAGTCGAACAACCGCAGTATTCACTGATTGCACGTGAAAAGGTGGAACGCTACGTTCAGCCGAAAGCTTCGCAACATGGAATGGGCTTGGTCACATGGTCTCCGTTAGCTTCCGGTATGCTGACCGGCAAATACGACAATGGCGTTAGCGAAGGTCGCTTGGCAAAAATGGAATGGCTGAAGGAAACTCTTTACACCGAAAAAAATATCGAACGTGTTCGTTCCATGAAGAAAATTGCTGACGAGCTTGATTGTTCGCGCACTCAACTCGCATTAGCGTGGCTTGCAGCTCAGCCGGGAATGACAAGTGTCATTCTTGGTGCAACTAATATTGAGCAATTACAAGAAAATCTAGGTGCATTGAAAGTGCAAATGAATCCGGAAGTTGATAAAGAGCTTAAAAGACTGTTTGCCTACTAA
- the aroF gene encoding 3-deoxy-7-phosphoheptulonate synthase has protein sequence MEIQTMQTSPSTQIVNIGGFDIGGPNFTVIAGPCSIESPSQFLETAQGVKAAGAHLLRGGIWKMRTSSKDFQGLGPSAFDFVKDICKEVNMSLVSEVTDARQIAEVYDVVECFQVGSRSMQNYELLRELGKQRKPVLLKRGLAAYINEWIKAAEYVTNGGNPNVILCERGIRTFETATRNTLDLNAVAFAKKNTNLPVIVDPSHAVGIRALVPDLAYAAAAVGADGIIVEVHPRPAEALSDGMQALTLGDFSTMMKKLDKILTAIDRPLHQTAGVTVHAH, from the coding sequence ATGGAAATTCAAACTATGCAAACAAGTCCCTCAACCCAAATAGTCAATATCGGCGGGTTTGATATCGGTGGTCCTAACTTCACGGTGATTGCAGGTCCTTGCTCTATCGAAAGTCCTTCGCAATTTTTGGAAACAGCACAAGGAGTGAAAGCCGCGGGCGCTCACCTTCTTCGTGGTGGCATCTGGAAAATGCGTACGTCTTCTAAAGATTTCCAAGGCTTGGGTCCTTCGGCATTCGATTTCGTCAAAGATATCTGCAAAGAAGTGAATATGTCTTTGGTTTCTGAAGTGACTGACGCTCGTCAGATCGCTGAAGTTTATGACGTTGTTGAGTGCTTCCAAGTCGGTTCGCGCAGCATGCAAAATTACGAGCTTCTTCGTGAGCTTGGTAAACAACGCAAACCTGTTTTGTTGAAGCGCGGCCTGGCTGCTTACATCAACGAATGGATCAAAGCGGCAGAGTACGTTACAAACGGTGGCAATCCGAATGTTATTTTGTGTGAACGTGGTATTCGTACTTTCGAAACTGCAACTCGCAACACTTTGGATTTGAACGCCGTTGCTTTTGCTAAGAAAAATACAAATCTTCCTGTGATCGTGGATCCTTCTCATGCGGTAGGTATTCGCGCTCTTGTTCCGGATCTTGCTTATGCCGCTGCCGCTGTTGGCGCTGACGGTATCATCGTTGAAGTTCATCCTCGTCCTGCAGAAGCTCTTTCTGATGGTATGCAGGCTCTGACTTTGGGTGACTTCAGCACAATGATGAAGAAGCTTGATAAAATTCTGACGGCAATCGATAGACCTCTACACCAGACTGCTGGAGTAACTGTTCATGCACACTAA
- a CDS encoding 3-dehydroquinate synthase, whose product MKQSMVRFAQNFPKPRDLGEELLLIHDKVLAQKSPAFRTWSKQIKLRYAVDAGEGLKSVDMFPEHIAKIMALCENTSVKKLTVVVVGGGSVGDFGGFVASILKRGVRLVHLPSTWLAAIDSAHGGKTALNVGGAKNQIGTFYPASEIVLVKPLLFAQPPARTFEAFGELLKIALLHGGPLWAELSKEFEVNADTLWKYLSAAINAKYKIVNKDPEEKSGVRHALNLGHTLGHVLESYYELPHGIAINYGLEFALRWSVEKKIMAVGEFDKFQRQPVAAYLLSASADQLLDVKANALKEFRRLLLNDKKKTKSETLRFVFLKKPGQVSIQEVHVDDVLVEIIRQREEELNG is encoded by the coding sequence ATGAAACAAAGTATGGTGCGCTTTGCGCAGAATTTTCCGAAGCCTCGCGATTTGGGTGAAGAGCTCTTGCTTATTCACGACAAAGTTCTTGCGCAAAAATCACCAGCGTTTCGTACCTGGAGCAAACAAATTAAACTTCGCTACGCCGTTGATGCGGGCGAAGGTTTAAAAAGTGTCGACATGTTTCCTGAACACATCGCAAAGATTATGGCGTTGTGTGAAAATACTTCCGTGAAAAAACTGACTGTGGTTGTCGTCGGCGGTGGCAGTGTCGGGGACTTCGGCGGATTCGTTGCAAGTATCTTGAAGCGTGGTGTGCGTTTGGTGCACTTGCCAAGTACATGGCTTGCGGCAATCGACTCCGCGCACGGTGGTAAGACGGCACTGAATGTCGGTGGTGCGAAAAACCAAATCGGTACTTTCTATCCGGCATCTGAAATCGTCTTGGTAAAACCATTGTTGTTCGCACAACCCCCGGCGCGCACTTTTGAAGCGTTCGGTGAGTTGTTAAAAATTGCATTACTTCACGGCGGCCCGTTGTGGGCTGAGCTTTCAAAAGAATTCGAAGTCAATGCCGACACATTGTGGAAATATCTTTCGGCCGCGATCAACGCGAAATACAAAATCGTCAATAAAGATCCGGAAGAAAAGTCTGGCGTTCGTCATGCCTTGAACTTGGGTCACACCTTAGGGCACGTGCTTGAAAGTTATTACGAACTTCCGCACGGTATCGCCATCAATTACGGCTTAGAGTTCGCGTTACGCTGGTCGGTTGAAAAGAAAATCATGGCCGTCGGGGAGTTTGATAAATTCCAACGTCAGCCGGTTGCTGCGTACTTGTTATCGGCATCTGCCGATCAATTACTTGACGTTAAAGCGAATGCTTTAAAAGAATTCCGTCGTCTGTTGTTAAATGATAAGAAGAAAACGAAATCCGAAACTTTGCGTTTTGTGTTTTTGAAAAAGCCAGGACAAGTTTCAATTCAAGAAGTTCATGTCGATGACGTCCTTGTCGAAATCATTCGCCAAAGAGAAGAAGAACTGAATGGCTAA
- the ung gene encoding uracil-DNA glycosylase, with amino-acid sequence MEQIKSEVKLHSSWKQKLQPEFDKDSMVKLNAFLKKENAAGKVIYPSHDDYFAALNLTPLDRVKVVIVGQDPYHGPGQAHGLCFSVQDGVRFPPSLKNIFKELHSDLGIEIPKSGSLKKWAEHGVLLLNAVLTVEDGKAASHQGKGWEEFTDKVIHIVNEEKEHVVFILWGSYAQKKAAFVDRKKHFVIESVHPSPLSAHRGFFGTKPFSRANAYLRSQGISEVDWSL; translated from the coding sequence ATGGAACAAATCAAAAGCGAAGTAAAATTACATTCTTCTTGGAAACAAAAACTGCAACCGGAATTCGACAAAGATTCAATGGTGAAGTTGAATGCATTTCTCAAAAAAGAAAATGCAGCAGGTAAAGTTATTTATCCAAGTCATGACGATTATTTCGCAGCGTTGAATTTAACTCCGCTTGATAGGGTGAAAGTTGTTATCGTAGGGCAAGATCCTTATCATGGCCCTGGTCAAGCGCATGGACTTTGTTTTTCTGTGCAAGATGGCGTGCGTTTCCCTCCGTCGCTGAAAAATATATTTAAAGAACTGCATTCGGATCTTGGCATCGAGATTCCAAAATCAGGTTCATTAAAAAAGTGGGCCGAGCATGGCGTGTTGTTGTTGAATGCAGTTCTGACTGTTGAGGACGGCAAAGCAGCTTCGCACCAAGGTAAAGGCTGGGAAGAGTTCACTGACAAAGTGATTCACATCGTGAATGAAGAAAAAGAACATGTGGTGTTTATTTTGTGGGGCTCGTACGCGCAAAAGAAAGCAGCGTTCGTTGATCGCAAGAAACATTTTGTTATCGAGTCGGTGCATCCGTCACCACTGTCTGCGCATCGCGGATTCTTCGGTACCAAACCATTTTCACGAGCGAATGCTTACTTAAGATCCCAAGGCATTTCAGAAGTGGATTGGTCTCTTTAA
- a CDS encoding chorismate-binding protein — protein MRHKGLWTVIEGPFEPVKNANTQGISVFWPDFYDLDSKPLYQGVCTYELNTSQIVAVCESFLQKNSSEGLLSKAPWNEPSKDDFAVALNSMQEKIRHGEIQKAVPVIFARSKQTVAAVDRARMLLTLTKAPDTLFVYGFWQNGEGVLGATPETLFDFENDQLNTMALAGTCPKSESTERESLLQDAKEMEEHDLVVQDLKQRLAKWGAIKTKGPYILELPTLYHLKTDFSVQCQTRPDFVALTKELHPTPALGVAPRSAGYKWMAQYPGQEGRGGYGGPMAFIAQDKAVCLVGIRNLQWNSEEAMIGSGCGIVPASELDREWRELFQKRLSVKKILGLEL, from the coding sequence TTGCGACACAAAGGCCTATGGACTGTCATTGAGGGCCCTTTCGAGCCTGTAAAAAATGCCAATACCCAAGGAATTTCAGTATTTTGGCCCGATTTCTACGATCTCGACAGCAAACCACTTTATCAAGGCGTTTGCACCTATGAGTTGAACACATCACAAATCGTCGCAGTATGTGAGAGCTTTTTGCAGAAAAACAGCAGTGAAGGTCTCCTAAGTAAAGCGCCGTGGAACGAGCCAAGCAAAGACGATTTTGCCGTAGCATTGAACTCGATGCAGGAGAAAATTCGTCACGGTGAAATTCAAAAAGCAGTTCCTGTGATTTTCGCTCGCAGCAAGCAAACCGTGGCAGCTGTTGATCGCGCGCGCATGTTGCTGACATTAACAAAAGCACCAGACACTTTGTTTGTGTATGGATTTTGGCAAAACGGTGAAGGCGTGTTGGGTGCAACTCCAGAAACTTTATTTGATTTTGAAAATGATCAGTTGAACACGATGGCGTTAGCGGGCACTTGCCCAAAAAGCGAAAGCACAGAACGTGAATCACTTCTGCAAGACGCAAAAGAGATGGAAGAGCACGATCTGGTTGTTCAAGATTTAAAACAACGTTTGGCAAAATGGGGCGCGATTAAAACCAAAGGCCCTTACATTTTGGAATTGCCGACGTTGTACCACTTAAAAACCGATTTCTCTGTGCAATGTCAGACCCGTCCTGATTTTGTGGCGTTGACGAAAGAGCTTCACCCGACGCCGGCATTGGGCGTGGCACCTCGTTCAGCAGGTTATAAGTGGATGGCGCAGTATCCGGGGCAAGAAGGGCGCGGCGGTTATGGCGGGCCGATGGCATTCATTGCTCAGGATAAGGCTGTGTGTCTTGTCGGCATTAGAAATTTGCAGTGGAATAGCGAAGAAGCGATGATTGGATCAGGATGCGGGATTGTTCCAGCAAGTGAACTTGATCGCGAGTGGAGAGAACTCTTCCAGAAACGTCTGTCAGTGAAAAAGATTTTGGGGCTTGAATTATGA